From the Juglans microcarpa x Juglans regia isolate MS1-56 chromosome 3D, Jm3101_v1.0, whole genome shotgun sequence genome, the window TTCCACAAACAATGAGCAACTATCTACAACCAAGCAAGCTCTTATTGACATCACAACACTCAGGACTTACAGTTTATTGCATGCCATTACCCTATATCAAAGACTCATCTCCAGCCTCTGCAAATCCAAGGTAtaattcctcaaaaaaaaaaaaaggaattgatGCTCCCTAAAGGAAATTTTGAGGACTTCATTAGTAAGAAAAAATACCTCTTCGAGGCACAATTACTACAGGTGCTGATTTACAGTTGTGGAAGCAATATTCGCTCACGCTTCCCTGCAGTACACTGAAATCCCAACAATAATATAACTGAGACAGCCAGACAAACGAGGAGAggaggggagggagggagggagggaggacgAACCTTTGGATGATGCTTCTGCCTCTTGTACCCATGACTACCACTGCCGGCTTCAACCTTTCTGCCTCCTTGCAAATTACCTTACCGGGATCCCCTTCCACGATCCGAGCCACAGTCCTTACCTGTTCCATAAAGACCATTTAAGTTCGAATCAAAATACAGAAAGGACCAGCACTGGCAAATGgtcaaatttttaatagtgacaaatttatatataaaaccaGAAACTCATAAGTTGGGgttatcttatattttcttaGCTAGAGTGTATCCCATTTGGCGAAGCTTAGTGATAGTCACACCATAAAGGGAGCACAAGATCAACTGAACGCTCAATCAATGGAAAAATGACTGGATATGgaaattcttttcatattaGGTTCCACTTGGgcataaaattgattaaaacCGAACTGCAAAGTGATTGGGTACAGCTGATTTACGTTTGGAGGTTGCCAAAGGAGTTTTGAGTTATGAGCTGAGGTTTCTAATTGCAGGAGAATTCAGTCATATGTGATGAAAAGGCAAAAAATTCATGAAACTCTTGACAGTTTAGCTTGactacattatttttataatgagcAACTTAACTACATgaagtatgaactaattcttATGCAAGTGTCATAACGCATCACAATCGTAGAGGAGGGAGAAGTGCCACTTAATAAATTATCTGAGACAAGTCTAAGTATCTCCCCTATAACTTTAGACTTTAACGATAACAATGAGTTCAGGTGGAATCTATATACGCAACGATAGATCATCACCAGGGTACatcagataatattttttattttaagtaccgggaatatcaaataattactACTCTAAACTGCTTAGTATGGTACTGTGGTGTAAAAGAATCAAATTTTAGCCTCCAAATTCCCAAGCTATGGGAAGGATGCCAAGGCAGTAAGGCACAATAGCTGACGCAAGGGAACATTTTTTATGTGCATGAACTTTAAGAACAAAATGGTTGAAGCCAGATCATTAGACGTTGATATAATAAATGGGGAGACCGCCCTATGCAAAATCATTATTAACGTAACGACTCCAAGCCCAGTCATGTTAAAGGTACCAAGTTTGCACCTTAGATTTTCCATCACAGTTGAAACTCTAAAATATGTATCTTCGCACAACTTTTACATAGAGATTGTTCCTCTGgaattgcaggaaaaaaaacaaattaaagaagatGACTCACTCACCATGGCAACTTGAATGGCCTCAACAGCAAGCTTCTCCATCAGCCCCTGGCTCGTCTCGTAAACGAGTTCGTTCTTCACGCCTTaacaaaaacccataaaaaattaacactaaaaaaatttacgatcatcaaacaaacaaaaaatggtAAAAGATATTATAACATTTACTTAACTGGAAACGACATGGATGAGATGGAGGGTATCAGCGAGCCTGCAGAGGTGGATGAGGGCCCAATCAAAGGCGTGCTTGCTATTGGGACCGTGATCCACAGCTATCAGTATGTCCCGGCCTTGCCTCCTCTCCCCCGTCTCTCTCTCCAGCTCTGGCTCCGGCACTAAGGGTATCAAACTTGGCAGCTTCACTTCTCTCCGGCCGTGCTCTTCCTCATTCTCCATCAACGTCTCCATAATCAGACCGAGAGACTTCTGTACAACAAGAAGGCGGGTTGTTGCTGGTTTCAGAACTCAATTTGTTTTCTATGTTCTTGTCTTTGCCTTTGTATTTGTCGGAGCCCTTTCTCGGTGTCTTTTGAGTTGAGCCTGTTGAAATGATGGGATGGCCGTGTTCTGTGTCGGCCTTGGCCCATCGAAGGACTTTCGTGTGGAAATTGGTTACGACTCTACGTTGCACTGTATCATTGTCATTTGTTTCGGGCTCTCTTGATCATGGAGAAACGGTTTCTTCGAATACAAGTAATCAGTTGATCGTTAATTCTTAAATAGGTTTATAACCTGATCATCAAACATACTTgcattatcaattataataaattaggtaaataaatgatatttatagtagTGGAATACGAAAGTATGgcacaatttttttgaaaaataataaataaatacgggatttatatattaattttttaataacaaattttattatttttcaaaacgattataaGGTGGTTAGAtttttcacaataatatatagtattactcaattAGGTATATCATTCTAACATAATAGAAAGCAAATGTTTGTTTTGTTAGATATAAGAACaagtgttttaaatgaaagatagtttatgcatttttttacaGGATCATAGCCTAACAATACGTTTAAATGATTTATAGTGATGTCTAGAATGTTGATACGGTACTAAGATACTAatctatgaaataaataataaaataataatgttaatatgtccatcattttttttactgttcatgtatttattttttttaacatttttttcttaatagttaaaaaaatgattatgtattaatatttttttatttttaaaaaatgtttgaaataaaaaccaaaacagaaaagaaaaatacaatttacactAGAGGAATACCAAGTGGGTAAATTAAGGGGTATAGTAACACTAtccataataaaattatattatttgacATAAAAATCCACATCCACAAATCATTTGAAGGCATAATCTACTTTGTTATCTCATGATCTCTCAatacattgaaaaaataaatttaagaatatatCACTCAACATAAAAATGTAAAGAGAATGATCTAATAATCCCTCTCGATTTATAGAATTTCTCCCTTTTATAAAATTCACTATCATTTTTAGAAGGGTATGTTACTGTGAAGTGTGTTCTGGTTGAAGAAATGAGtgtgaaagaaatgagaagaagGGGTATGAGGATCTAAGTGCACGAGCAATGAAATTAACTACCAGATCGAAACGAGGCGTTTAAGGAATTAATAGAACGATATGTTTTGAATTCATGTTAAAGAATATGGCTTTAGCTAAATGGTGCGTTCTAGTTAATAGAACGACGTTGTTTCATTTCTTTGTTGTAACAAAAGTAGTTAGTCAAGTTTTAGTCTGTTAGTTAGTTAGATCATGAACTTATTCTATAAAAAGAAGGGTTGCGTATGCAGAAGGCATCGAAGAATGTACTGAGACTTAATTGTAAGGAGTTTAGAGAATGCTCGAAAATCTCTTCCAGGAATTGAAGTAGATTCTTGGTTCTTGCTGTTCATTCtgttttttctattctttcttcttgttcttgttcttttctctttataagTTCTGCACTTCACTGGGTGCTAGGAGGAAGAAGGCACATAACAATTAGTATCAGTCTTATAATTTTGCACCTTCAAAGTTActtaaattgatttttgtgtatttttttaattgttaaagaAATATTACACAAATGAGCTTGTGGTAACATTTTTaaccaattgaaaaaaaaaaatcaaatacactaATGGTAATTATAAGACGACAAAATCACGAGActaaataatctcatattttttagaagaaaaatttatgaCATAAACTCCATACTCTAcacaccatttaaaaatatatataattctatcattttcctcttatatttcatgaaatatgaaataagaaaatataaaaataaaatcacattttttaagTAGTATTCAAAATGTAAGACTTCGATGGAACATGACTCttcttagaataattgagtcatcTTGACAATAAGCTTCCGTGAGTTAAACTCTAATTCATTTCGTGTCCAACAAAATTCCTAAAATTTTATTCGACCAACCGATAAATATTGACTTCGGACTGATaagaaataatcaataaataaagtgAGATAATTCTAAGTTGAGAAATGCTActtcattaatatattaaatctattttaaaatacaaataattttacaatctatcatattatatcaaatcatttgtaaatttactttttttaaatttctttgtgtCTAAAATTTCTCTATAATTGTATATGTTGagctttttttaatttgtaaaaacagTTATTTTAACTTT encodes:
- the LOC121256523 gene encoding universal stress protein Slr1101-like isoform X2; translation: METLMENEEEHGRREVKLPSLIPLVPEPELERETGERRQGRDILIAVDHGPNSKHAFDWALIHLCRLADTLHLIHVVSSVKNELVYETSQGLMEKLAVEAIQVAMVRTVARIVEGDPGKVICKEAERLKPAVVVMGTRGRSIIQSVLQGSVSEYCFHNCKSAPVVIVPRREAGDESLI
- the LOC121256523 gene encoding uncharacterized protein LOC121256523 isoform X1, producing the protein METLMENEEEHGRREVKLPSLIPLVPEPELERETGERRQGRDILIAVDHGPNSKHAFDWALIHLCRLADTLHLIHVVSSVKNELVYETSQGLMEKLAVEAIQVAMVRTVARIVEGDPGKVICKEAERLKPAVVVMGTRGRSIIQRFVLPPSLPPLLSSFVWLSQLYYCWDFSVLQGSVSEYCFHNCKSAPVVIVPRREAGDESLI